Proteins encoded by one window of Rhineura floridana isolate rRhiFlo1 chromosome 9, rRhiFlo1.hap2, whole genome shotgun sequence:
- the LOC133363684 gene encoding dynamin-like 120 kDa protein, mitochondrial has translation MRLRGAWLGPREAAEEEETTGWRCRFHLPLPGGGGGRRRMWRARSAAACIFCRNRANGTYGARAKSPLQKLHLVSRSIHHSCNPVSKFQRLPLRISVQQFSILNHFPLRNSKLLLIKYGSQPQRTFWLARVASRLLKLRYIVLGSAVGGGYTAKKTYNQWKDMLPDLSEYKWIVPDFVWEIDEYIDFEKISKALPDSEDFAKLLPDFDKIGESFRSLSGFFTPGSSGDTAFRATDQGRENEKQYKKGLLGELILLQQQIQQHEEEVRRVADQYSTGSSQQKRKSMGGWVALSWRASSQAPPTTVQARDPPTCATYLFFDVTVGCAAGTSLPSTKMVAEVP, from the exons ATGCGGCTGAGGGGAGCCTGGCTGGGCCCGAGAGAGGccgcggaggaggaggagaccacCGGTTGGCGCTGCCGCTTCCACCTTCCCCTGCctggaggcggcggcggcagaaGGAGGATGTGGCGGGCCCGGTCGGCGGCCGCCTGCATTTTCTGTCGAAATCGAGCAAATGGGACCTATGGAGCAAGAGCGAAGTCGCCACTGCAGAAACTGCATCTTGTTTCCCGAAGTATTCATCATTCCTGCAATCCTGTTTCCAAATTTCAAAGGCTGCCATTACGGATCTCAGTACAGCAGTTCTCCATTCTTAATCATTTTCCCTTACGCAACAGCAAACTCCTCCTCATAAAGTATGGATCCCAACCCCAGAGGACCTTTTGGCTAGCTAGAGTGGCTTCAAGGCTTCTAAAACTTCGCTATATTGTCTTAGGATCTGCTGTGGGTGGTGGCTACACAGCCAAAAAGACATATAACCAATGGAAAGACATGTTGCCAGATCTCAGCGAGTACAAGTGGATTGTTCCTGACTTCGTATGGGAAATTGATGAATATATTGACTTCGAAAAAATTTCAAAAGCTCTTCCTGATTCAGAAGACTTTGCTAAGCTGCTTCCTGACTTTGACAAGATTGGAGAGAGCTTCAGATCGCTGTCGGGTTTCTTCACTCCTGGTTCTTCAGGGGATACGGCATTCAGAGCTACAGACCAGGGACGTGAGAATGAGAAGCAATATAAGAAGGGTCTTCTTGGTGAGCTCATTCTGTTGCAGCAGCAAATCCAGCAGCACGAAGAGGAGGTACGCAGAGTCGCTGACCAATACAGCACAGGTTCCTCCCAACAGAAGCgaaagtccatg ggtgggtgggtagcgctgtCATGGAGAgcgagctcccaggcaccccctactaCTGTGCAGGCCCGTGACCCCCCCACATGCGCCACCTACCTCTTCTTTGACGTAACAGTTGGTTGTGCtgcaggcacaagcctgccatcaaccaagatggtggccgaggttccATAA